In Saccharomyces paradoxus chromosome IV, complete sequence, the DNA window TTTATGGAATTCCTTCGTGTGGTCGACATTAATATTGTTTTTCAACCCTGCAACGGTCTCATCTGATTCTTCGTTTCTTGTCTCCAACGCCAATAATTTCTGTTTAACTTTGCCATGCTTGATACCGATCTGCTTGGAACTTGTTCTCAACTTGACCTTAATATTTTTGGGTTGGATcaaattattcttttgttttagGGCCACCGGTAAGTTAGGGGGAGCTTGTAAGAAGTTAGAAGTTTTGTAATACTTTAGTCGCAATTCTTCCACGTAACTAGAAACCAAAGGCACCGATTTTTCCGATTTGTTCGATACGACTGATGCTAGCGTTGAACTTTTGACAGATCTTTCGCTTGGGGCAGCTTGTACCGGATTTGGTAAATCCACGGTTTGCGGGATAGGAACGGCGTGTTCCCTGAAAGAATGAGTAGCCGGGATCAGACTTTCTGAGATGGAATTCAAGCTATTTAACTCAGATGTTTTATTCGATGATTTTGTGTTTCCGTCTGAGCCAAGAGCAGCCAAAACGGTTGATTTAGAGCCTTTTGACATTGAGAGTTCAGACTGGTTAGAAAAGTTTGATGGGATATCATACTCACCGGATGACGTAGTAACGAAAGAGTGCCTGTCCGTTAAACTGCCCGTATCGTTTACACTATTCAAATAGAAACTAGGACGATCTTCGTTAACCACTCTAAATACTCTGCGATGACTTGCTAACTCAGGTTCTTGCGTTGGGAcatcattttttatcagtGGATCTTGATCATTTGCGTCATTGATAAAAACATTACTTTCATTGCCCACAAAACTTATTTCTTGGTGActgtcatcttcttcttcgctGGAAGAGCTGTTATCAATCTCATTAGTTATCCGCAGAGGTTTTCTGGCACTTCCGACACTTTCATCGCTCCCAAGATGCTCATTTGATTTATATGCAAAATCAAAATGCGCAGGTTTAAAACCATTAGACTCGTCTTCAGCAACTTGCTGAAGACTTTTGGTGGACTTACCACTAGCGGATGTACTAAAGGAAAATCTATCATCCCCATCATCCACATTCAAAGAAAGTTGTTCCGGATGATCTGATTGTACTAACTTTCTGTCACTTGGTTTATTCACTTCTTCAGGATCAACAATAAGTGGTTTCACATAACTTAAGGGACTCTCCACACTAACATTTCTCAAAACGGGAGATTCCATGACATCTAATGGCACCACATCTTGCGATTTTTTAACATCTGAGTTTTCAGATGTGTTTAGAGATACTGAACTGCCAGAATTCCCCTTATGTTCATTGAtataattttcaatatcatcgACTAATTTTTCTGCTTCTGAACGCTGCCGCCTATGCTGGTTGTGGATGGATGAGGGTGCAATACTATCCCGCTCGGAATCATTATCCCTCCATATTTCTTCCTTAGAGGCATTGTTGCTCATTGACGTTGTTATTGACTTCATGTCCATAGGTGGTGGTGGAGGTCTCGAACGTTTGATGTTGAAGAGATTTGCATTTGAATTCGCGTTTGTTGTGAAGGGGTTGGTGCTTTGCCTGGTaatcttgttttcttgtaaatGCCCATTCCCTTTGCGATCGTTCGTTGGCGCCTCCTTGAACTGTGATAGTCGAAGAGAATCCTCTAAGGTATCCTCAGTATTTAAAAATGGATTAGTATTTTTTagtgtttctttttgtaatGGTGACTGGATAGAACGGCTCCTGCCATGCACATTCCTATTCGGACTTCGTGGCGGTATATCAGGTGTAGAAGTTGCAACTTTAGAGGTTCGTGCGATATTCATCGATTTCTTTGTTGTAGAAGGCGCCGATGGCTTTCTCACAGGTTTTTCAGAGTCGTTGTTTCTACTTTCAGAACCAAACCGAAAGAAGGACTTTCGTTTACTTTTGCTGTTATTAAAACTATCAAACATCACTGTTTTATTGGACGGTATGTGTGGGCTCCTTCACAACCTGTAATCCGCTTTTATAGAACAGCCTTTACATCATTTTCCCTCTTAAACTTTTGCTAAATAATAGTAGTGCGCTCTTGAAATTCGCGATGACATTTGACAGAAAACACCAAAAAAACTAGCGCTTCTCATAATGAGCAAATGCTCTaagggaagaaaataacCAAAAGCCCTCCTAagtatatctatatatttGTCGCCGTTATAAATGGTTCAATGCTCTAATATATTCAATATCAGCTCTAATGCTTTGACTATATATTCACCGACCCCGCCAATACTTACAACGCGAACGGTACTTGGGTGAGGCTGCTGAGCAAAAACAGTGTAATTCGCTATATTCAAAGATCCAAGCCACGGCTGTGACTCGTGGAgattattcaaatttaatACGACAATATTACAATTTGTCTTTGATCGTAGGTCATTCAAACTCTGATaaacaatatcaatatAATTTTGTCTTGGGCACCTAACATATGTTTTTAGAATCTGATACGaggatttctttttcaccGCATCCATAGAAGCTTTTATGGTACCAATACAGTGTTGTTTGATTTCATCCTGCGTCATGAAGCCTGATTTATGGCTGTCAACATATCTCCCATCCTCTAGAGTTGTGGGCCCAGAATAACGGTTAGAGGAATTCAATGCATTTGATGGCTTACTAACAATGTTCCTTTGTAATTTTGATTGATGTGAAGCTGTGCCTGTTTGAATAGTTatagaagaggaaaaagcATTTTGAGAAGACGAATTCGGTAAAGGCCTTTGTGGTCGTGGGAGTTGGTCTCCTTGAGGACCAGTTATTTCACTATATGCCTTTAACTCAGAAATGTGTTTAATCATTTGGGCTTTTGATGTTTCTATAATTGGTCTGGTTTTGCTGATGTATGACTTCATATCAAATAAGCCATCGCCAATTAATGGAAGTTCGTAGAGGGCAAGTGATATCTGTGAATGATTCCGCTTATATTCACGCTGAAAGCGGTTTATTACATTGTTTTCACACTTACCAAATTCTACCtgtgaaaagaaattggaaaGCTCGTTCATGAACTTACTTACGTGACAGGCCTTAACTTGAAACTGTTGAAAGTTTGGAACAACATTGAAACCAACTTCTACAATACTAGACGTGGGTTGCTCTTTTCTATAGCTTGTTATTATATGACCCCTAGCAGTTTCTATATTTTTGGGCAAATAAAATGAACCTGTCAAGTTAATATTCTTAGGAACTCTAAAGTAGGATTTTTCTGATGGTGCCATCCATAAACGCTTCTGGAAAGCAAGCAGAACCGACAATACGAAGCAAGAGTCCAATATATTGAAGTCCTTCAACGCTACGTAGAAAAGTGCGTTTTCGCCTGTCTGCTCTTCCTGTGGGTAACATTGCAATATGTCCTTAGATATATACTTATGCAATTCGTTCATGCACTCCTCGAACTGTTGTTTATCTTGAGCCCTCATGGGAATTATGAGCAGACTTCctttgatgaattgaactgcattcttctttgttgaTCTTATCTTATCCAGGTTTTTCCATATATCAAAAGATTGGAATGCTTCGGGATTACTGACCTTCCTTCTTTGTCCATCATTGGATACTGTAGGATAATGTCCTTGTGAAAGCTGTCCCTTTGGCTTGGTATGGTGATACGCTAATCCTCTCCTTCTTGGGCGCATAATGCTAATATTCTTTGGTTATACTGATGGAAGTGAAACAGTTTCCCACTATCAAAAAGTTTACTGTGATATATGTTATATCTTTAGCATTCTCTAATACTGCGATGTGCGCTGAAAATTCTAGctcaaacaaaaaaaagcgtCACAACAAATCAATGGCCATCGTGAGGCATAAGAAACAGCAAAATAATCAAGGTTCCTTGCTTTTTTGAAGTAGATGGGCCACTGCCACATTTTTAAGAATCTAGCTAAGACTGTATTTCATGTTTGGACTGTTATATATTTTCGCTTTTGACTGGCAGCAAACAATCCAAACAGTCTCTCATTTGAAGCCTTGTTAACCGAACAAAAATGGTTTTGCTTCATCTCAAAGCTGTACTGTAGCAAATATCAAGGAAGAGCCGGACTAATCAAAGATATATGACAAGTATCCGAGATTAGCTGTCCTTTCCAGGTTATTTGGCCTATGGAATGTCTTTACTGGCCAGAATAAGCTATTAGTGTTGGAGAGTAGGTTGCCTGATGATATCGCGAcctaattttttgatatatgaaaatgatgtTATAAGTATATGATACACTGCAAGTTCTTTCCGAGGTGGAAATGACTGTAACGATACGCAGAATTATTacctttttgtttatatgCTGCCGTTAATGTCCCTAATAGACTATCCATATTTGTGCACAAACCATCACCAAATTGGGCGATCTTCTGGCCATTGAATAAGGTCATACTCCGGAAATACGATTTGGTACTATCAACCTGTCATAGTAACAGTCAATGAATGGTTGACTTCTGCATCACCATAGATGAAACAATAACACGGAATCACCCGCTACATCCCTAGGCAAGGTGATTTGGAGAGGTAACTTGGAGTTAAAGATCTACTAGTTGAACATGATATGgtagttatatatatgagtAATATGAGTCGTCACATTAAATGTATGACAGCTACCGGAattactattatattggtcGTAACTAATAATGAACAAATCGGCGTCTGTTTTATACCTTTCTTATATAAGTGAAAGAAGATCCATATTTGATATTCACTAGTACTACccctttttatttctaatTATCAACACTTGGGTACAGGACTTGGAGTCATCAACTGTCTACAGTTGATTGGTGCTCATGTTACTACCATATTACCATATACagtgtaaaaaaaataccacAAGTTATGAGATACAGCCATCGAATATGGTGGAAGCTCATCTAGAATGACAGCAAATAAATCATCTGGCTCCTAAGAAATCTGCTCTCGGTAGCCAAGTTGGTTTAAGGCGCAAGACTGTAATTTATCACTACGAAATCTTGAGATCGGGCGTTCGACTCGCCCCCGGgagataattttttttatatcaCTCAGTAAATTTTGACCGGCATTCTGGAACCAAGCTCTCAGCAAGCCACTGTATTCGATCCTCTACCGGATAGTCACCGACATATTCGAGACTGGATAATGAGACTGAAATGAGGAGAAACTTTTAAGTGCCAAGAGTATTAGGTGTCATTGATAGTAATGTTATCCGTATGACAAATCAAGGTTTGCTATCCTCAAAAGCCGCGCGCGCGAATTGCTGATAATATGATTAGCTAATGATAGATAAGGCTACTGATAACAGTATTCTATTATTCAAAAGCACAttacatacatatatatatatatacattcACCgaataaatattttgttctCGTTGGGGGAGGAGAGGCAGTCGCTTCAAACCCATTATTTAACGGCAGGTAACAGGATACCAAAGGTATAAGATGACCGTACATTCAACGTGGAAGGATAAagttcaattgaaaaaaaaccaacTGAACAGTAAGATAAAAGATGAATGGAAATTAAACAGCGCAACTGTATGGAGGTTGAGGAacgataaaaaaaatttaatcaagaatattgatgatttaTGTCCGTCTTCAGAGAATCAAATTACCCACTCCACGATTATGTCCTTAAGAGAGAGGCTGGGCACAAGAGAGTTAAGCTGCCATGAAATAACATTTGCATTTTGTCATAGGGCTGCTTTGATTCATCAAGTAGTAAATTGTTTATCGGAAATCATGTTCTCGGAGGCATTAAGATTGGCTGATTATCACGACAAGAATAGACCAGCCACATTACCACCCTTGTACGGTATACCAATATCTCTCAAAGACCAATGTAATGTCGAGGGAGTAGACACCTCATTGGGTTATTTATCCCGAACCTTCAAACCAAAGACCaagaatgaagaatcaTTGATTGTCAGTTTTCTGAGAGATTTAGGAGCTATAATATTCGTAAAAACCACCGTACCTTCTTCGATGATGGCTACAGATACACAATCTAATACCTTTGGATACACATATAATAGTATTAACTTGAGCTTCTCCAGTGGTGGGTCCTCTGGAGGAGAGGGTTCTTTAATCGGTGCTCATGGTTCTTTGTTGGGCCTAGGTACTGATATAGGCGGAAGTATCAGGATTCCTAGTAGTTACCAAGGATTGTTCGGTTTGAAACCAACTTTCGGACGCGTTCCCTACTTGAGAGTGGATAATTCATTCGAAGGAAGGGAGACAATTCCCAGCGTAATTGGGCCGTTGGCAAAAAACCTTTCGGATTTAAGATATTTCATGAGTTGTATTATCAATACCTGTCAACCATGGGTACAAGATGTCAAGTGTATTCCTTACCATTTTGATTCcactacaaaaaaattacacgATAATTATGTCGTTGCAATATGGTATGGCGATGGCGTTGTTGATCCTCCGCCTAGTGACATCAGGGCTTTAAAGACGTGCGAAGATCTGGTTAATAAAACTAAGGGAATGAAGGCAATTAAATGGGAGCCTTCCAGTGAATTGAGCAGAGAATTGTTTGATATTGCAAATGAAGCGGATGTCGCTGACTCAGGTAACGAGATAAAAGGCGAATTCAAAGTTTCTGGAGAGCCCCTCTTGGATATTCTAAAACCAATGGTTTTGGAAGACGGAAGGCCTCCATATACTGTTAATGAATGGTGGCATTTGACCAAAAGAGTTTATAATGCACAACAATCAATGAGAGATTATTATCTTTCATTCCCAGAATCAGAAAGACCTGACGTTATTATATCTCCTACAACGCTGATGCCGTTTAGGCCCGGTGACATGCTAAAGACAACCTTACGGTATATTTTACTATTTAACGTTTTAAATTTCCCATCTTTATCTATACCTGTAGGTAATGTCAATTGCCAAATTGACGGGCTGATGGATGCTACTTCTTCACTCAATCCAGAAGATAAAATGGTCAAGACATACTGGAATGGTTTAATAAAGTCTGGTGAGATAGATGGGTTTCCAGTAGGCCTGCAGGTGGTTAGCCCTACGTTCAATGACAGTGAAGTTTGTAAATTTGCATCTTGGCTTTTCAGCAAAATATAGAGAATACCCTCAATGTCGCACAACCAAAGCTCTTAAGTcaagaagaggaaaaaaaaataatgtaaGCTTTTAATATATAACCTCATTAACGGCCTGTTTACCGACgttgtatttgttttttacAACATCggaaaaaatattgctgTTTAAGGGATCATGCTTTCTGACATATTTGTGAAGGTCACGTATCAGTGATTCATCCTCAGCACCACTAACAAATGAGATAGCGGTGCCCTCCTTTGCGGCACGACCTGTTCTACCAATTCTATGAATGTAatcatctatttttttggaaatctGGAAATTGACTACTAATGAAACGTTAGGAATATCTAATCCTCTTGCAGCAACATTAGTTGCGATCATAATTTGGACTTTGTTGGTGCGAAATAACTGCAAGGAATATTCTCTTTGCTCTTGGGATTTCGAACCATGTAAAATGGTCACCTTCATGTTGGTTTCcttctgaaatttttccGCTAACCAATCAGCAGTCTGTTTGTAATTaatgaatattattattggtgGTTCATATTTAATGACAGCTGACTTCAACTTCTTGAatttatcttcatcattgtcaGCATATTCCACAACCTGTCGTATCAAAGGATCAGAGCCTGTATCAACCCCTATGGTTGCATAAACAGGCTTTTTCATGTACCCTGctgcaattttttctattacGGGGGTCATTGTAGCCGTAAACATCAAGGTTTGTCTGTTCACCGCGGGATCAGCATTTACATCAACTTTTGTTAAAATGTTAGTTACTTGGTCTTCAAAACCTAAATCAATCATTTTATCAGCTTCATCTAGCACCAATGTCTCCACCTGTTTCATTACTAGTAAATGATTTTCTAAAGAGTCAATCAAACGCCCTGGCGTAGCCACCAGAATATCACAGCCCTCCGATAGAGAGAATGAGATTTCCTCCAACGAGTGTCCACCTACAATAGAAATTACTCTACAGTCATAATTATTCTCTTTGGACCATAATTTTGTGACCTTTTGTGTTTCtgtttgaatttgttgTACCAGTTCTCTTGTTGGTGCTAGAATTAATGCTTTGGGGCCATCCATGATCTTTAAAGATGGTGGCCTCGGAGGTGATCTACTCATCCTGATTAGAATAGGTATTACAAAGGCTAAAGTCTTACCTGAGCCTGTAGACGCAACACCAAGGAAATCTCTATATTGTTTTGCATCGCAAACGTTTGGGATAGTAATTCTTTGAATAGGTGTCGGTGAAGGAAATTGAAGTTGCTGTGTAATTACACGTAACAAATCCCTTGGTATAATATTAAGTTCTTCCCAATTCCTCAATGGATTTTGTACTGCCCCACCTTTTGTAACAATAGCGTAGTCCTCTTTCAGTATTCTCCAATCTCTCTCATTCATTTCATGCAAAGACTTCTCGGTCCAATGCTTACCCATATAGGAAGATTCTGCAGAATCCTTAGGAGTCTTCCCTTTTTGCAGCAAATCGCTAGCTTTAGTCGAAACAATAGGATCGTAACCAGTGAGAGTATCTTCGCTTTCattccaagaaaattgaaatttggaACCATTTTGCTTTGATgaattctttttcttattatttgtttcaTTGAGAAAACTGTCGTCTCTGAAGTTCACCTCTTCAACATCTACTGTAGCAATGTTACCCACGGCAGGTTTCAAATCCTCTTCGTTCTCCTCCAGACGCTCCTGCTTGaatctttcatttttactCAGAAACTTAGGTTTGCTGACTTTACCTGGCGTACCCCTATCTAGCCCtctcttcttgtttatACCAGCAATCAGCTGGCTAACATCAATCGGTCTTGCCATATACCCTATATGATGTTTCTTCCGCTTCTTTTGGCCTTCTTGTTGTCAAACATTCAATTTTGGTTAGCCAAATTGTCTTAATTAAAAGTCTTGGATATTCAAGACGGACCATCGCAATTAACTCCGGGTTCCCCCGACAAGCCGGTACCCTCTTACGGTGGAGAATGTATATGAGCAAAATTAAACATAAAAGAGGTTTCTGACTAATGTTGATTTACATAACGGCTTTGGCTCATGATATGCACATATACACACCAATAAACAATATATTCATAACAAATGGACGTAGGAAGTTGTTCGGTGGGAAATAATCCGCTTGCGCAATTGCACAAACATACTCAGCAGAACAAATCGCTTCAATTTAGTCAGCAGAACAATGGGCCTCTTAATGAATCAGCTTTACAGAATAACAACAAGCCAAATGTTAGTGAGGCTTTTAAATCCAATATGAATACCATTTCACAAGAAAGCATGGTAAATATGCATAGATTTATAAACGGAGAACCCCTGGCCGAtgataaaagaagaatggaAATAGGGCGATCCTCAGGCAGGcctccatttttttcagacGTGCGTTCTCTACAAAGCTTATCAAGCTCAAACCAAACCAACGGAACAAACGACATATCTCATTGGTCGCGAGAGTTTCAAGGTAGTAATAGTATTCAAAATAGAAACACGGATGCAGGAAATTCAGAAAAGGCGTGGCAGCGCCCCTCACAAACCGCATCAAGCCGGTTTCAATATCCTAATACCATGATGAATAACTATGCTTACGCTTCAATGAACAGTCTTAGCGGGTCAAGGCTTCAATCGCCAGGGTTTATGAATCAACAACAGCATGAACGCTCTAAAGAAGATGTCAGTCAGCATGGAGAACAGCCTTGGGCGGATCAGTTTGAAAagttggaaaaagaagTCTCTGAAAATCTGGGTATAAATGATGAAAtagaagaggaggaaaaTGTGACTGAGGTAGAACAAAACAAACCAGAAATTGTTGAGAAGGAGGAAGAGGTATATGGGGATCAGTATCAAACCGATTTCCAAGACGTATGGGATAGCATACACAAAGATGCTGAGGACGTCTTGCCATCTGAGTTAGTTAATGATGACCTCAATCTGGGGGAAGACTACTTGAAATATCTCGGTGGCAGAGTAAATGGGAACATCGAGTATGCTTTTCAATCTAACAACGAATATTTAAATAATCCTAATGCATACAAAATCGGTTGCTTATTGATGGAGAACGGAGCTAAATTGAGCGAGGCAGCGCTGGCATTTGAAGCGGCTGTCAAAGAGAAACCAGACCATGTAGATGCATGGCTAAGGCTGGGCCTAGTACAAACCCAGAATGAAAAGGAGTTGAACGGAATAAGCGCTTTAGAAGAATGTTTAAAATTAGATCCAAAGAGTCTGGAAGCAATGAAAACTCTAGCGATAAGTTATATAAACGAAGGTTATGATATGAGCGCCTTCACAATGCTAGATAAATGGGCAGAAACTAAATATCCGGAAACTTGGTCAATAATCAAACAACAAGATGACAACgctcaaaaagaaaaaggattCACCCATATTGACATGAATGCGCGTATAACAAAGCAATATTTGCAATTAGCAAACAGTTTAAGCACAGTGGATCCTGAAGTACAACTATGTCTGGGTCTTCTATTTTATACAAAGGATGATTTTGACAAAACCATAGATTGCTTTGAAAGTGCGTTGAAGGTGAATCCTAATGACGAACTCATGTGGAACAGATTAGGAGCTTCATTGGCCAACTCCAATAGATCAGAGGAAGCGATTCAAGCCTATCACAGGGCACTACAACTAAAACCTTCCTTCGTTAGAGCTCGCTATAATCTGGCAGTGTCATCAATGAATATAGGTTGTTTTAAAGAAGCTGCAGGCTACTTATTAAGTGTTTTAAGTATGCATGAGGTGAACACCAACAAGAAGGGAGACGTTGGATCTCTCTTGAATACGTACAATGATGCCGTTATAGACACTTTGAAGAGAGTTTTTATAGCAATGAACAGGGATGATTTATTGCAAGAAGTGAAGCCAGGCATGgatctaaaaaaatttagagGTGAATTTTCGTTTTGATAAGGTATCTCTCCGCTTTTATGCACCAGCATCGCTGTCCAGTTTGCTTAGCATCAACAACATAAgatgtatatatatatatatatgtatgtatatatgaGGCCATAAGAAAGCTTATAAACCGCATCAGCAATATGTCAACCTTGGAAAGTATTTATTCATGCTTATATGATCGCTACTCCATTTATGCTCGTCTATAATGATCTGAaataaagattttttcttcaattttctaGTTTTTCGCTCTTTGCAATCGTTTGCTACATAACAAAAcaaagcagaaaaaaatgtttaaaTATAAAGTTTAAAAATTATCTTTGATTTagtatttgaatttttgaactgAAGGCCAAAAGAGGTTTATCAGGGGGGAAAAAgattttaatattttcttttataaggaaaaattgtGCATGTGCAACTATACAATATGTCTAGTGTACCTTATAATTCCCAGCTTCCTATATCCAACCATTTAGATTacgatgaagaggaaaagaagagcagAGGCTCAAAATCAGGTTTGAAATATAAGATAATATACTGGAGGAAAACGTTAAGGAATTCTTTAGCGAGATGGAGAAAACCAATACTGCTAATATCTTtagctttatttttattcataTGGATAAGCGATTCCTCCATAAGCGGAGGTCCATCTACTACAAGTTTTCAAGGCCAAAATAGTAACGATAACAAGTTGAGTAACCCTGGTTCTAGCCTCAATTCCAAAAGATATGTACCACCGTACTCAAAGAGATCGAGATGGTCGTTTTGGAACCAAGATCCTAGAATCGTCATTATATTAGCGGCAAACGAAGGTGGTGGTGTATTGAGGTGGAAAAATGAACAAGAGTGGGCTATCGAAGGTATatcaatagaaaataagaagGCTTATGCGAAGAGACATGGCTACGGGTTAACTATCAAGGATTTGACGACATCCAAAAGATACTCCCACGAATACAGGGAAGGCTGGCAAAAGGTAGATATATTAAGGCAAACCTTTAGGGAGTTTCCCAATGCGGAATGGTTCTGGTGGTTGGATCTGGATACTATGATAATGGAGCCCTCCAAATCACTAGAAGAACATATTTTTGACAGATTGGAAACTTTAGCCGACAGagaattgaaaagttttaaTCCTTTAAACCTCAAAGACGACATACCCTACGTTAATTATTCGGAGGAAATGGAATTTTTAATAACTCAAGATTGTGGTGGCTTCAACCTGGGCtcatttttgataaagaataGCGAGTGGTCTAAACTGCTTTTAGATATGTGGTGGGACCCCGTCCTGTATGAACAAAAACATATGGTCTGGGAACATAGAGAGCAGGATGCATTAGAGGCATTATACGAAAACGAACCATGGATTCGTTCGAGAATAGGATTTTTGACCCTAAGAACGATCAATGCATTCCCACCGGGAGCATGCTCTGAATTCAGTGGTGATTCAAGATATTTTTACAGTGAGAAAGACCACGATTTTGTTGTGAATATGGCTGGATGCAATTTTGGCAGAGATTGCTGGGGCGAGATGCAGTACTATACCACTTTAATGGAAAAACTGAATAGAAAATGGTATACAAGGTTTTTCTTCCCATAGTGCGGAGGCTATTAACATTCGAAGAAAAGCGCATATAAAAACTctattcttttatttcaatTACTGGTCCCACTTTAAAATGTTGTATAATTTATGTACATTTGTGCCTATagaaaattcttttaatgCTATGCTACAcatccattttttttctctagCGTATGCTCAAGTTCATACTTCTTCGGCAAGAGTTGAATAGtgcgaagaaaaagaatggatgaaactaaaaaaggaatttaCCTTTGTATAGTACAAAAGAGTGCAATTTTAAGTTGGCTTGAGACGAAAAACTAGAATGGCCATCGAAACAATACTCGTAATAAACAAATCAGGCGGATTAATCTACCAACGGAATTTTACCAACGATGAACAGAAATTGAATAGCAATGAGTACTTAATTCTTGCTAGTACATTGCACGGTGTATTTGCCATCGCGAGCCAGCTCACTCCAAAGGCATTACAGCTTACTCAACAAACAAACATTGAAAATACCATCCCATATATACCATACGTGGGCATGTCCAGCAATAAAAGCGATACAAGAAGCGGAGGTGGCAATAACAACAGACAGCACggtaataatgaaaaactgGGTAGTTTTAAAGgagatgattttttcaaagaaccATTTACGAACTGGAACAAGAGCGGATTGAGGCAACTATGCACAGACCAATTCACAATGTTCATATACCAGACTTTGACCGGCCTTAAGTTTGTCGCTATAAGCTCCAGCGTCATGCCACAGAGACAGCCAAACATAAGTACCACCGACAAGCCTGACCGACCCAAGAGTTCGTCCAATTTGGCTATTCAGATAGCCGACAACTTTTT includes these proteins:
- a CDS encoding uncharacterized protein (similar to YDR239C) yields the protein MFDSFNNSKSKRKSFFRFGSESRNNDSEKPVRKPSAPSTTKKSMNIARTSKVATSTPDIPPRSPNRNVHGRSRSIQSPLQKETLKNTNPFLNTEDTLEDSLRLSQFKEAPTNDRKGNGHLQENKITRQSTNPFTTNANSNANLFNIKRSRPPPPPMDMKSITTSMSNNASKEEIWRDNDSERDSIAPSSIHNQHRRQRSEAEKLVDDIENYINEHKGNSGSSVSLNTSENSDVKKSQDVVPLDVMESPVLRNVSVESPLSYVKPLIVDPEEVNKPSDRKLVQSDHPEQLSLNVDDGDDRFSFSTSASGKSTKSLQQVAEDESNGFKPAHFDFAYKSNEHLGSDESVGSARKPLRITNEIDNSSSSEEEDDSHQEISFVGNESNVFINDANDQDPLIKNDVPTQEPELASHRRVFRVVNEDRPSFYLNSVNDTGSLTDRHSFVTTSSGEYDIPSNFSNQSELSMSKGSKSTVLAALGSDGNTKSSNKTSELNSLNSISESLIPATHSFREHAVPIPQTVDLPNPVQAAPSERSVKSSTLASVVSNKSEKSVPLVSSYVEELRLKYYKTSNFLQAPPNLPVALKQKNNLIQPKNIKVKLRTSSKQIGIKHGKVKQKLLALETRNEESDETVAGLKNNINVDHTKEFHKLLGKENEVGSALKKGDTGAEQSEDYLKDIPGDEAYNSDDIMAPLREKRGQNGSIDSVSRSNTVVSYYTRSQNRMRSGTLDNDYVNRQKLPTHISLQDYRDSNASSNITRQDSVSTTNSDAVDLSYSLGHGLRVANPDSDSE
- the SNU56 gene encoding Snu56p (Component of U1 snRNP required for mRNA splicing via spliceosome~similar to YDR240C), whose amino-acid sequence is MRPRRRGLAYHHTKPKGQLSQGHYPTVSNDGQRRKVSNPEAFQSFDIWKNLDKIRSTKKNAVQFIKGSLLIIPMRAQDKQQFEECMNELHKYISKDILQCYPQEEQTGENALFYVALKDFNILDSCFVLSVLLAFQKRLWMAPSEKSYFRVPKNINLTGSFYLPKNIETARGHIITSYRKEQPTSSIVEVGFNVVPNFQQFQVKACHVSKFMNELSNFFSQVEFGKCENNVINRFQREYKRNHSQISLALYELPLIGDGLFDMKSYISKTRPIIETSKAQMIKHISELKAYSEITGPQGDQLPRPQRPLPNSSSQNAFSSSITIQTGTASHQSKLQRNIVSKPSNALNSSNRYSGPTTLEDGRYVDSHKSGFMTQDEIKQHCIGTIKASMDAVKKKSSYQILKTYVRCPRQNYIDIVYQSLNDLRSKTNCNIVVLNLNNLHESQPWLGSLNIANYTVFAQQPHPSTVRVVSIGGVGEYIVKALELILNILEH
- the AMD2 gene encoding putative amidase (amidase~similar to YDR242W) yields the protein MTVHSTWKDKVQLKKNQLNSKIKDEWKLNSATVWRLRNDKKNLIKNIDDLCPSSENQITHSTIMSLRERLGTRELSCHEITFAFCHRAALIHQVVNCLSEIMFSEALRLADYHDKNRPATLPPLYGIPISLKDQCNVEGVDTSLGYLSRTFKPKTKNEESLIVSFLRDLGAIIFVKTTVPSSMMATDTQSNTFGYTYNSINLSFSSGGSSGGEGSLIGAHGSLLGLGTDIGGSIRIPSSYQGLFGLKPTFGRVPYLRVDNSFEGRETIPSVIGPLAKNLSDLRYFMSCIINTCQPWVQDVKCIPYHFDSTTKKLHDNYVVAIWYGDGVVDPPPSDIRALKTCEDLVNKTKGMKAIKWEPSSELSRELFDIANEADVADSGNEIKGEFKVSGEPLLDILKPMVLEDGRPPYTVNEWWHLTKRVYNAQQSMRDYYLSFPESERPDVIISPTTLMPFRPGDMLKTTLRYILLFNVLNFPSLSIPVGNVNCQIDGLMDATSSLNPEDKMVKTYWNGLIKSGEIDGFPVGLQVVSPTFNDSEVCKFASWLFSKI